In the Arthrobacter sp. 31Y genome, one interval contains:
- a CDS encoding gluconokinase, GntK/IdnK-type: MTGKPLSGAANRHHIVVMGVAGCGKSTIGAALAERLGAEFLDGDSLHPQANIDKMASGTPLNDDDRAPWLAEIGRRFPASNSALVIACSALKRSYRDIIRSADPSVVFVHLHGTRDLLHERMNARPGHFMPASLLDSQLATLEPLQSDEAGVVVNIAQSVEDIVDDVTSVLSGKGPFLVDLKAAPFNLDDAAVEWVESTIGSMTLEEKIGQLFINHNNDYSPAYLDGVLENFHVGGMRYRPGPSSAVQEHIRYAQSKTRIPLLIASNPEMGGAGSCDDGTFVSTHLQAGSHPDQGIARQMGQVAGVETAALGCNWAFAPIVDIHYNWRNTVISTRAFGNTPDVVVERAKEYFDGISESPTVCAMKHFPGDGIDERDQHVVTSYNTLGYDEWNQSYGHVYREMIGHGVQSIMVGHIGAPEVSRHFRPGMADAEVLPATLAPELLQDLLRGELGFNGLVLTDASLMVGLTQAMKRRDLVPATIAAGCDMFLFFRNPEEDFGYMLDGYKSGVITEERLQDALRRILGLKASMGLHLASRESLVPAAEALAVIGSEAHRAIAADIADKTVTLVKDTANHLPITPQTHPRIRLYGISGGADFTRADPLAYLDTVREELEAAGFEVSVFKTAEQREAAGESGMNFMRVLAEEATGDFSERFDAAFVFANVKGFAQEASIRIKWSSPMAAEIPWYATEVPTVFVSLNQPNHLIDVPMVKTVIHAHAATREAIRATIEKIQGTSQFQGTFNQNVFCDSFDTRL; the protein is encoded by the coding sequence ATGACTGGTAAACCCTTGTCCGGTGCAGCCAACCGCCACCACATCGTGGTGATGGGCGTGGCTGGCTGCGGGAAGAGCACCATTGGTGCCGCCCTCGCCGAGCGGCTTGGCGCCGAATTTCTCGACGGCGATTCGCTGCACCCCCAGGCGAATATCGACAAGATGGCCTCGGGTACTCCGCTGAATGACGACGACCGCGCACCGTGGTTGGCCGAAATCGGACGGCGATTCCCGGCGTCGAACTCTGCTCTTGTCATCGCGTGCAGCGCGCTCAAGCGCTCGTACCGGGACATTATCCGCAGCGCCGATCCCTCAGTGGTCTTCGTGCACCTGCACGGGACCCGTGACCTGTTGCACGAGCGCATGAACGCGCGGCCCGGCCATTTCATGCCGGCCTCGCTGCTGGATTCGCAACTGGCAACACTGGAGCCGTTGCAGTCCGACGAAGCCGGGGTGGTTGTGAACATTGCCCAATCCGTGGAGGACATCGTGGATGATGTGACCTCGGTCCTGAGCGGAAAGGGTCCCTTTCTTGTGGACCTCAAGGCGGCCCCGTTCAACCTCGACGACGCCGCGGTGGAGTGGGTGGAGAGCACTATCGGCTCCATGACGCTGGAAGAGAAGATCGGCCAGCTGTTCATCAACCACAACAACGATTACTCCCCGGCGTACCTTGACGGCGTGCTTGAGAACTTCCACGTGGGCGGCATGCGATACCGGCCCGGTCCCTCATCCGCCGTGCAGGAACACATCCGCTACGCGCAGTCCAAGACCCGGATCCCGCTGCTGATCGCGTCCAACCCGGAAATGGGTGGCGCGGGCAGCTGCGACGACGGTACCTTCGTGTCCACCCACCTGCAGGCAGGCTCGCATCCGGATCAGGGCATTGCCCGGCAGATGGGCCAGGTGGCCGGCGTCGAAACTGCTGCGCTGGGCTGTAACTGGGCCTTCGCACCGATCGTGGACATCCACTACAACTGGCGGAACACGGTCATCTCCACTCGAGCCTTCGGCAACACCCCGGATGTTGTGGTGGAACGGGCCAAGGAGTACTTCGACGGCATCAGCGAATCACCCACTGTCTGCGCCATGAAGCACTTCCCCGGCGACGGTATTGATGAGCGCGATCAGCATGTGGTGACCTCGTACAACACGCTGGGTTATGACGAGTGGAACCAGAGCTACGGGCATGTGTACCGCGAAATGATCGGGCACGGCGTGCAGTCCATCATGGTGGGCCACATCGGCGCGCCTGAGGTGTCCAGGCACTTCCGTCCCGGCATGGCGGACGCTGAGGTGCTCCCGGCAACATTGGCGCCTGAACTCCTGCAGGACCTGCTGCGTGGCGAGCTCGGCTTCAACGGGCTGGTCCTCACCGACGCTTCGTTGATGGTGGGACTGACGCAGGCGATGAAGCGGCGCGACCTCGTTCCAGCCACCATCGCCGCGGGCTGCGACATGTTCCTGTTCTTCCGGAACCCAGAGGAGGACTTCGGATACATGCTGGATGGCTACAAGTCCGGCGTCATTACCGAAGAGCGTTTGCAGGATGCCCTGCGGCGGATTCTTGGCCTGAAGGCGAGCATGGGGCTGCACCTTGCTTCCCGGGAATCGTTGGTTCCGGCGGCCGAGGCCTTGGCAGTCATCGGCAGTGAAGCCCACCGTGCCATCGCCGCCGACATTGCTGACAAGACCGTCACCCTGGTAAAGGACACGGCGAACCATTTGCCGATCACCCCTCAGACGCATCCCCGGATCCGTCTCTACGGCATCTCCGGTGGCGCCGACTTCACGCGGGCTGATCCGCTCGCGTACCTGGACACCGTCCGGGAAGAGCTGGAAGCTGCAGGTTTTGAGGTCAGCGTGTTCAAGACTGCTGAGCAACGCGAAGCCGCGGGGGAAAGCGGCATGAACTTCATGCGGGTCCTGGCCGAGGAGGCAACGGGCGATTTCTCGGAGCGTTTCGACGCGGCCTTCGTCTTTGCCAATGTGAAGGGTTTCGCGCAGGAGGCTTCGATTCGGATCAAGTGGTCCTCGCCGATGGCTGCCGAGATTCCCTGGTACGCCACGGAAGTTCCCACGGTGTTTGTCTCGCTGAACCAGCCGAACCACCTGATTGACGTGCCCATGGTCAAGACCGTGATTCACGCGCACGCAGCAACGCGCGAAGCCATCCGCGCAACCATCGAAAAGATCCAGGGCACGTCCCAATTCCAGGGCACGTTCAACCAGAACGTGTTCTGCGATTCGTTCGACACCCGTCTCTAA
- the chvE gene encoding multiple monosaccharide ABC transporter substrate-binding protein: protein MRLKKLLGAVAVVLTLTVGATGCGSRGGTAESSSSANPSDSLVGISMPTQTSERWIADGANVEKSLKDLGYKTDLQFANDDIPTQVSQIENMLTKGAKALIIAAIDGTTLTDVLAKAKEQNVKVIAYDRLINGTPNVDYYTTFDNYTVGVQQATSLLTGLGLVDASGKKVEGKGPFNVELFAGSPDDNNANFFWTGAMDTLKPYMDAGTLKVPSGQTKFEQAAILRWQAPVAQKRMEDILTSAYSSGTKLDGVLSPYDGLSIGIISALTSTGGYSTGNLPVVTGQDAEKGSVKSIVAGEQYSTIFKDTRQLGAQAVKMVDAVLKGTEPETNDTKTYNNKVKVVPAFLLKSVIITKDNFQKELIDSGYYTEADVK, encoded by the coding sequence GTGAGATTGAAGAAACTCCTGGGCGCCGTAGCGGTTGTCCTCACCTTGACCGTCGGAGCCACAGGCTGCGGTAGTCGTGGTGGCACTGCCGAGTCCAGCAGCAGTGCGAATCCCAGCGATTCACTGGTGGGCATTTCGATGCCCACTCAGACGTCCGAGCGGTGGATCGCTGACGGCGCCAACGTGGAGAAATCCCTGAAGGACCTTGGCTACAAGACCGACCTCCAGTTCGCCAACGATGACATTCCCACGCAAGTTTCCCAGATTGAGAACATGCTGACCAAGGGTGCCAAGGCGCTCATCATCGCTGCCATCGATGGCACCACCCTGACCGACGTGCTGGCCAAGGCCAAGGAACAGAACGTCAAGGTCATAGCCTACGACCGCCTCATTAACGGCACGCCGAACGTTGACTACTACACCACGTTCGACAACTACACCGTGGGCGTCCAGCAAGCTACCTCCTTGCTGACCGGCCTCGGCTTGGTTGACGCGAGCGGCAAAAAGGTTGAGGGCAAAGGCCCGTTCAACGTTGAACTGTTTGCGGGAAGCCCGGACGATAACAACGCCAACTTCTTCTGGACCGGCGCCATGGACACACTCAAGCCGTACATGGATGCAGGCACCCTGAAGGTTCCCAGCGGCCAGACCAAGTTCGAGCAGGCAGCCATCCTGCGCTGGCAGGCACCCGTAGCCCAGAAGCGCATGGAAGACATCCTCACCTCGGCCTACAGCTCCGGAACCAAGCTTGACGGAGTTCTTTCCCCGTACGACGGCCTCTCCATCGGCATCATTTCCGCACTGACCAGCACTGGCGGTTACTCCACCGGCAACCTTCCGGTTGTCACCGGCCAGGATGCAGAGAAGGGCTCCGTGAAGTCCATCGTTGCCGGCGAGCAGTACTCCACCATCTTCAAGGACACCCGGCAGCTGGGCGCACAGGCCGTGAAGATGGTTGACGCCGTCCTCAAGGGAACCGAGCCGGAGACCAACGACACCAAGACCTACAACAACAAGGTCAAGGTTGTCCCGGCCTTCCTCCTGAAGTCCGTCATCATCACCAAGGACAACTTCCAGAAGGAACTGATCGACTCCGGCTACTACACCGAAGCCGACGTCAAGTAA
- the mmsA gene encoding multiple monosaccharide ABC transporter ATP-binding protein has translation MNVPILQMRGITKTFPGVKALQDVTLDVNRGEVHAICGENGAGKSTLMKVLSGVYAHNTFDGDILFENEPCEFSSITDSEKRGIVIIHQELALSPYLSIAENIYLGNELAKNGWVDWRKTNLEAAKLLARVGLSENPVTPIQHISVGKQQLVEIAKALSKEVKLLILDEPTAALNDEDSDHLLDLILHLKGQGVTSIIISHKLNEIRKVADAVTIIRDGKSIETLRLDQGQITQERIIRGMVGRDLESLYPDRTPNIGEEVLRIEDWTVQHPQDPSRMVVNNASLNVRKGEVVGLAGLMGAGRTELAMSVFGRTYGRAVSGKVYKYGQEINTSTVSDAIDHGIAYATEDRKHYGLNLIEDIKRNISMAALNKLAKRGWVDGNKETTVANHYRKSMNIKAPSVAAITGKLSGGNQQKVVLSKWMFSDPDVLILDEPTRGIDVGAKFEIYTIIAELAAAGKAVIVISSELPELLGICDRIYTLSAGHITGEVPIAEATQETLMHFMTKEKE, from the coding sequence ATGAACGTACCCATTCTTCAAATGCGAGGAATCACCAAGACCTTCCCCGGGGTAAAAGCCCTTCAGGACGTCACCCTGGACGTCAACCGCGGTGAAGTTCACGCCATTTGCGGCGAGAACGGGGCAGGGAAGTCCACTCTCATGAAAGTGTTGTCCGGCGTCTACGCCCACAACACATTCGACGGCGACATCCTCTTCGAGAACGAGCCTTGCGAATTCTCCAGCATCACGGACAGCGAGAAACGCGGCATCGTGATCATCCACCAGGAACTGGCCCTGAGCCCGTACCTGTCGATTGCCGAGAATATCTACCTCGGCAACGAGCTAGCCAAGAACGGCTGGGTGGACTGGCGGAAGACCAATTTGGAGGCCGCCAAGCTTTTGGCGCGGGTAGGCCTCAGCGAAAACCCGGTAACTCCCATCCAGCACATCAGTGTTGGAAAGCAACAGCTGGTGGAAATCGCCAAGGCACTGTCCAAAGAGGTCAAGCTCCTCATCCTCGATGAGCCCACTGCTGCGTTGAACGATGAAGACTCGGACCACTTGCTGGACCTCATCCTGCACCTCAAAGGCCAGGGCGTCACCAGCATTATCATCAGCCATAAACTCAACGAGATCCGCAAAGTGGCTGACGCCGTCACCATTATCCGTGATGGCAAGTCCATTGAGACCCTTCGCCTGGACCAAGGCCAAATCACCCAGGAACGCATCATCCGGGGCATGGTGGGACGCGACCTCGAAAGCCTCTACCCGGACCGGACGCCTAACATCGGCGAGGAAGTTCTTCGGATCGAGGACTGGACCGTCCAGCACCCCCAGGATCCTTCCCGCATGGTGGTGAACAACGCCAGCCTCAACGTCCGCAAGGGTGAAGTAGTAGGCCTGGCCGGGCTCATGGGCGCTGGCCGGACCGAGCTGGCCATGAGCGTCTTCGGCCGGACTTACGGGCGGGCCGTGTCCGGCAAGGTCTACAAGTACGGCCAGGAAATCAACACTTCCACCGTCTCCGACGCAATCGACCACGGCATCGCCTACGCAACCGAGGACCGGAAGCACTATGGCCTGAACCTGATCGAGGACATCAAACGGAACATCTCCATGGCCGCGCTGAACAAGCTGGCCAAACGCGGCTGGGTGGACGGCAACAAAGAGACCACCGTCGCCAACCATTACCGCAAGAGCATGAACATCAAGGCTCCTTCCGTTGCTGCCATCACCGGCAAGCTCTCGGGCGGAAACCAGCAAAAAGTGGTGCTGAGCAAATGGATGTTCTCAGACCCCGACGTCCTCATCCTGGACGAGCCAACCCGTGGAATCGACGTCGGCGCCAAGTTTGAGATTTACACGATCATCGCGGAGCTTGCAGCGGCAGGAAAAGCGGTCATTGTGATCTCCTCTGAGCTTCCGGAGCTCCTGGGCATTTGCGACAGGATCTACACGCTGTCCGCAGGCCACATCACCGGCGAAGTCCCCATCGCCGAAGCCACCCAGGAAACCCTCATGCACTTCATGACCAAAGAGAAGGAATAG
- the mmsB gene encoding multiple monosaccharide ABC transporter permease codes for MSALRESLGFLTSRLRQVGIFVALILIVILFQVLTDGILLQPQNVTNLVVQNSYILILAIGMVMVIIAGHIDLSVGSIAGFIGAVAGVMIVHWGWAWWLAIPACLLVGALVGAWQGYWIAYVGIPAFIVTLAGMLIFRGLTLITLKNQQITPFPNELRALGGGFLPDISGGTSVLEWLTVILGVGGTAAILFQALKERRVRRKFNLENEPMAWFAVKNGFIAVLMLIITFLLASYRGTPIVLIVLAVLVIVYSALMNNSIFGRHTYAIGGNLHAAELSGIKTKKVTFRLFVNMGVLAALAGLVFTARLNSAQPAGGTGFELDSIAAAFIGGAAVQGGIGTVAGAMIGGLIMGVLNNGMSILGLGTDYQQLIKGLVLLLAVGFDIFNKNRTGSGGGSSMGRRFKWKTTPPATETSTPATAEPVVVDAK; via the coding sequence ATGTCCGCCCTACGAGAATCCCTTGGCTTCCTCACAAGCCGCCTCCGCCAGGTTGGCATCTTCGTCGCCCTGATCCTGATTGTCATCCTCTTCCAGGTACTCACCGACGGCATCCTGCTCCAGCCGCAGAACGTCACCAACCTGGTAGTACAGAACAGCTACATCCTGATCCTGGCCATCGGCATGGTGATGGTCATCATCGCCGGCCACATTGACCTTTCCGTCGGCTCCATCGCAGGCTTCATCGGCGCAGTTGCAGGCGTGATGATCGTCCATTGGGGCTGGGCGTGGTGGCTCGCCATCCCGGCCTGCCTCCTGGTGGGTGCGCTGGTGGGAGCGTGGCAGGGCTACTGGATTGCCTATGTGGGCATCCCCGCCTTCATCGTCACCCTTGCCGGCATGCTGATCTTCCGCGGCCTGACCCTTATCACCCTCAAGAACCAGCAGATCACCCCGTTCCCCAACGAACTCCGTGCACTGGGCGGCGGCTTCCTCCCGGACATCTCCGGCGGCACGTCCGTCCTGGAATGGCTCACAGTGATCCTGGGCGTCGGCGGCACGGCGGCCATTCTTTTCCAAGCCCTCAAGGAACGCCGGGTTCGCCGCAAGTTCAACCTCGAGAATGAGCCGATGGCATGGTTTGCCGTCAAGAACGGGTTCATCGCGGTACTGATGCTCATCATCACCTTCCTCCTGGCCAGCTACCGGGGCACCCCGATTGTCCTGATCGTCCTTGCTGTCCTGGTGATCGTGTACTCGGCGCTGATGAACAACAGCATCTTCGGCCGCCACACCTACGCGATCGGTGGAAACCTCCACGCCGCTGAACTTTCGGGCATCAAGACCAAGAAGGTCACCTTCCGCCTCTTCGTCAACATGGGTGTTCTGGCTGCCCTGGCCGGGCTGGTCTTCACGGCACGCCTGAACTCGGCACAGCCCGCTGGTGGTACAGGCTTCGAGCTCGACTCCATTGCTGCCGCCTTCATCGGCGGCGCCGCAGTCCAGGGTGGCATCGGAACCGTAGCCGGCGCCATGATCGGCGGCCTGATCATGGGCGTCCTCAACAACGGCATGTCCATCCTTGGCCTGGGCACGGATTATCAGCAGCTCATCAAGGGACTGGTGCTGCTGCTCGCCGTCGGCTTCGACATCTTCAACAAGAACCGCACCGGTTCCGGCGGAGGCTCCTCCATGGGCCGTCGCTTCAAGTGGAAGACAACCCCGCCGGCAACCGAAACGTCCACGCCCGCTACGGCTGAGCCCGTCGTCGTCGACGCGAAATAG